The genomic region GATTGTTTTGATCAACCTAGATATGCACTTTACTCAAACTTGGAACAGCTACTTTTAAAGGCAGTTAAACATGAGGACTATGAAGAACTAAAATCTGTATCAGGGTTGTATCAAGCCGATCTGCACACTGAGGATTTGAAAGCTCAACTGTTGGCTTTACCTTCACAAATTTCCAATCCAAATTTTTCTGACATTTTGAATTATTTACAGAGGCTTGATAAGCCTGCCCGTAGTTTATACTGTGAGGTTGTCACTATTGTTAGACTTCTCCTTGTGATGCCAGCTAGCAATGCTACAAGTGAAAGATTATTCAGTGCCTTGAGAAGAATAAAGACCTACTTGAGGACTACTATGACCCAAGAAAGACTCAACAATTCAACGTTGCTGCATGTACATCAagaatcccatccaaaaacagcttgtagctgtaaaaaaagtgcacatccaagtaaagcagagttaactgcgacaaaaagtaatgatatcataatgcggccatgtgcgagg from Dysidea avara unplaced genomic scaffold, odDysAvar1.4 SCAFFOLD_506, whole genome shotgun sequence harbors:
- the LOC136246175 gene encoding zinc finger MYM-type protein 1-like; its protein translation is MAKRVLSEISFNIQQSTFYSLMADETTDVGNKEQLVVVYRWIDDEFAVHEDFVGLHVGAPSLPRRRKRPVRYEPGNAAAEFATDPEDHYKRIYYEALDLIIVSITDCFDQPRYALYSNLEQLLLKAVKHEDYEELKSVSGLYQADLHTEDLKAQLLALPSQISNPNFSDILNYLQRLDKPARSLYCEVVTIVRLLLVMPASNATSERLFSALRRIKTYLRTTMTQERLNNSTLLH